The following are from one region of the Siniperca chuatsi isolate FFG_IHB_CAS linkage group LG21, ASM2008510v1, whole genome shotgun sequence genome:
- the plekhh3 gene encoding pleckstrin homology domain-containing family H member 3 isoform X1 — protein MPLQGVCWFLCCRQGFSLLGRDYGEKEEEESFELRNKEDLTPNGRSPAEVTVSQPTRTANGTNGHTVSEVSEEMKSLIIEKNKMGLEEDPELLVKGWLLREVRGNWIKQRRYWFVLSQDSLDYYSGPEKGARRLGTLVLTNLCSVIWPDKQTYKETGYWSITVYGRKHCYRLYTKHFNEAVHWACAIQKIIDTKAPVETPTQLLIRDIEENKFNPEVVEHIYQHNPILKYTQGPLYAPLLPFPYGSLEHTYHSGKGYGSVREEAVKLFNCLQQLESAREPVPIIQGVLQTCLDLRPLRDEVYCQLVKQTSYTPAPYTAAHLRYWQLLTCMSCTFLPGPTVLKYLRFHLKRIQSQSPESEMDNYASFISEALDKTKCRECVPSWEEIQMLMSRQEMLCTVHYPGPGSCQLYISSHTTANEVVRRMQEKLSLQESKNTFALYEQNALWEQPVAGSALIADILTRFENLSTKEPESKSQWKLCFKLYCLLDADSISVDSIEYLLLFEQCHEMVVRGQLPSCEEDLQALAALRLQCLMGDFSTHAPCPPLDELFPGHMLEARVLMSFSAPQALPPCQVAAQGCPTTQRFPTGLLAGTLWSHTATVAHKQKVEQDMRLRSRLKEEAAAVMGSILERWKGLAGYSRRDSMAAYLTIARQWSGFGCTLYEVDFYISSTGSFSQKLWLGVAATSVSLYRQGEAEALESFPYGQICSYGISDSNTFKITAGDRDLLFETTKLTEIMQLMNAYFSAIHCQRGKGEDANITIVESTEVGFHHLASTPTPTLLELPSHPV, from the exons ATGCCTTTGCAAGGAGTTTGCTGGTTTCTGTGCTGCAGGCAGGGCTTCAGTTTGCTCGGACGGGACTatggggagaaagaggaggaagagtctTTTGAATTGCGCAACAAGGAGGACTTGACTCCCAATGGACGG AGTCCAGCTGAGGTGACTGTTTCTCAACCAACTCGCACAGCCAATGGAACAAATGg GCACACTGTCTCAGAGGTGTCTGAAGAGATGAAGAGCCTGATCATTGAGAAGAATAAGATGGGCCTAGAGGAAGACCCTGAACTGCTGGTCAAAG GGTGGCTGTTGCGGGAGGTGCGAGGCAACTGGATCAAGCAACGTCGGTACTGGTTCGTGCTGAGCCAGGACTCCCTCGACTACTACAGTGGACCAGAGAAAGGAGCCCGCAGACTGGGCACTCTGGTCCTCACCAACCTCTGCTCTGTCATCTGGCCAGACAAGCAGACATACAAGGAGACGG GCTACTGGAGCATCACAGTATATGGGCGGAAGCACTGCTACAGGCTGTACACCAAGCACTTCAACGAGGCTGTGCACTGGGCATGTGCCATCCAGAAAATCATTGATACCAAAGCACCAGTGGAAACACCAACACAGCTCCTGATTCGAGACATCGAG GAGAATAAGTTCAACCCAGAGGTAGTGGAGCACATCTACCAGCACAATCCCATCCTTAAGTACACCCAGGGCCCCCTGTATGCTCCTCTGCTGCCCTTCCCCTATGGCAGCTTGGAGCACACAT ACCACAGCGGGAAAGGCTACGGCTCAGTGCGTGAGGAGGCTGTGAAGCTATTCAACtgcctgcagcagctggagtCCGCGAGGGAGCCCGTTCCCATCATCCAGGGCGTGCTGCAGACCTGCCTGGACCTGCGGCCCCTCCGCGATGAGGTCTACTGCCAGCTAGTGAAGCAGACGAGCTACACACCTGCCCCGTACACTGCCGCACACCTCCGCTACTGGCAGCTTCTCACCTGCATGAGCTGCACCTTCCTGCCTGGGCCCACCGTGCTTAAGTACCTGCGATTCCACCTCAAGAG GATCCAGAGCCAGAGTCCTGAGTCTGAGATGGATAACTATGCGTCATTCATCAGCGAGGCTCTGGATAAGACCAAGTGTCGGGAGTGTGTGCCATCCTGGGAGGAGATCCAGATGCTGATGAGCCGACAGGAGATGCTGTGCACTGTGCACTATCCTGGCCCTGGATCCTGCCAGCTCTACATCAGCTCACACACTACCGCCAATGAG GTGGTCCGAAGGATGCAGGAGAAGCTCAGTCTGCAAGAGAGCAAAAACACGTTTGCACTGTACGAGCAGAATGCACTGTGGGAGCAGCCAGTTGCAGGCAGCGCTCTGATTGCAGACATCCTTACCAGGTTTGAAAA TCTCTCCACCAAAGAGCCAGAGTCTAAATCCCAATGGAAACTGTGTTTCAAGCTCTACTGCCTGTTGGATGCTGACAGCATATCAGTGGACAGCATTGAGTATCTCCTCCTCTTTGAGCAG TGCCATGAGATGGTGGTGCGTGGCCAACTGCCATCCTGTGAAGAGGACCTGCAGGCCTTAGCTGCCCTAAGGCTTCAATGTCTGATGGGTGACTTCAGCACACACGCCCCCTGCCCGCCTCTGGACGAGCTTTTCCCAGGTCACATGCTAGAAGCTCGAGTCCTCATGTCCTTTTCTGCACCCCAAGCCCTGCCTCCTTGTCAGGTGGCAGCTCAGGGCTGCCCCACGACACAGCGCTTCCCCACGGGCCTCCTGGCAGGGACACTGTGGAGCCACACAGCAACAGTAGCGCACAAGCAAAAGGTAGAGCAGGACATGCGTCTGCGGAGCCGGCTGAAGGAGGAGGCAGCGGCTGTCATGGGATCCATCTTGGAGCGTTGGAAAGGTCTGGCTGGCTACAGCCGCAGGGACAGTATGGCTGCCTACCTCACAATTGCACGCCAGTGGTCGGGCTTTGGATGCACTCTTTATGAAGTGGACTTTTATATT AGTTCGACAGGGAGTTTTTCCCAGAAGCTGTGGTTGGGTGTAGCTGCTACATCCGTGTCTCTGTATCGGCAGGGAGAGGCAGAGGCCCTGGAGTCCTTCCCTTATGGCCAGATCTGTTCCTACGGCATATCTGACAGCAACACCTTCAAGATCACAGCTGGGGATCGGGATCTGTTATTTGAAACCACCAAG cTGACTGAGATCATGCAGCTGATGAATGCGTATTTCAGTGCCATCCATTGCCAGCGAGGGAAAGGGGAAGATGCGAACATCACCATAGTAGAAAGCACAGAGGTGGGATTCCATCACCTGGCCTCCACACCGACACCCACCCTCCTGGAGCTGCCTTCGCACCCTGTTTGA
- the plekhh3 gene encoding pleckstrin homology domain-containing family H member 3 isoform X2 has translation MPLQGVCWFLCCRQGFSLLGRDYGEKEEEESFELRNKEDLTPNGRSPAEVTVSQPTRTANGTNGHTVSEVSEEMKSLIIEKNKMGLEEDPELLVKGWLLREVRGNWIKQRRYWFVLSQDSLDYYSGPEKGARRLGTLVLTNLCSVIWPDKQTYKETGYWSITVYGRKHCYRLYTKHFNEAVHWACAIQKIIDTKAPVETPTQLLIRDIEENKFNPEVVEHIYQHNPILKYTQGPLYAPLLPFPYGSLEHTYHSGKGYGSVREEAVKLFNCLQQLESAREPVPIIQGVLQTCLDLRPLRDEVYCQLVKQTSYTPAPYTAAHLRYWQLLTCMSCTFLPGPTVLKYLRFHLKRIQSQSPESEMDNYASFISEALDKTKCRECVPSWEEIQMLMSRQEMLCTVHYPGPGSCQLYISSHTTANEVVRRMQEKLSLQESKNTFALYEQNALWEQPVAGSALIADILTSLSTKEPESKSQWKLCFKLYCLLDADSISVDSIEYLLLFEQCHEMVVRGQLPSCEEDLQALAALRLQCLMGDFSTHAPCPPLDELFPGHMLEARVLMSFSAPQALPPCQVAAQGCPTTQRFPTGLLAGTLWSHTATVAHKQKVEQDMRLRSRLKEEAAAVMGSILERWKGLAGYSRRDSMAAYLTIARQWSGFGCTLYEVDFYISSTGSFSQKLWLGVAATSVSLYRQGEAEALESFPYGQICSYGISDSNTFKITAGDRDLLFETTKLTEIMQLMNAYFSAIHCQRGKGEDANITIVESTEVGFHHLASTPTPTLLELPSHPV, from the exons ATGCCTTTGCAAGGAGTTTGCTGGTTTCTGTGCTGCAGGCAGGGCTTCAGTTTGCTCGGACGGGACTatggggagaaagaggaggaagagtctTTTGAATTGCGCAACAAGGAGGACTTGACTCCCAATGGACGG AGTCCAGCTGAGGTGACTGTTTCTCAACCAACTCGCACAGCCAATGGAACAAATGg GCACACTGTCTCAGAGGTGTCTGAAGAGATGAAGAGCCTGATCATTGAGAAGAATAAGATGGGCCTAGAGGAAGACCCTGAACTGCTGGTCAAAG GGTGGCTGTTGCGGGAGGTGCGAGGCAACTGGATCAAGCAACGTCGGTACTGGTTCGTGCTGAGCCAGGACTCCCTCGACTACTACAGTGGACCAGAGAAAGGAGCCCGCAGACTGGGCACTCTGGTCCTCACCAACCTCTGCTCTGTCATCTGGCCAGACAAGCAGACATACAAGGAGACGG GCTACTGGAGCATCACAGTATATGGGCGGAAGCACTGCTACAGGCTGTACACCAAGCACTTCAACGAGGCTGTGCACTGGGCATGTGCCATCCAGAAAATCATTGATACCAAAGCACCAGTGGAAACACCAACACAGCTCCTGATTCGAGACATCGAG GAGAATAAGTTCAACCCAGAGGTAGTGGAGCACATCTACCAGCACAATCCCATCCTTAAGTACACCCAGGGCCCCCTGTATGCTCCTCTGCTGCCCTTCCCCTATGGCAGCTTGGAGCACACAT ACCACAGCGGGAAAGGCTACGGCTCAGTGCGTGAGGAGGCTGTGAAGCTATTCAACtgcctgcagcagctggagtCCGCGAGGGAGCCCGTTCCCATCATCCAGGGCGTGCTGCAGACCTGCCTGGACCTGCGGCCCCTCCGCGATGAGGTCTACTGCCAGCTAGTGAAGCAGACGAGCTACACACCTGCCCCGTACACTGCCGCACACCTCCGCTACTGGCAGCTTCTCACCTGCATGAGCTGCACCTTCCTGCCTGGGCCCACCGTGCTTAAGTACCTGCGATTCCACCTCAAGAG GATCCAGAGCCAGAGTCCTGAGTCTGAGATGGATAACTATGCGTCATTCATCAGCGAGGCTCTGGATAAGACCAAGTGTCGGGAGTGTGTGCCATCCTGGGAGGAGATCCAGATGCTGATGAGCCGACAGGAGATGCTGTGCACTGTGCACTATCCTGGCCCTGGATCCTGCCAGCTCTACATCAGCTCACACACTACCGCCAATGAG GTGGTCCGAAGGATGCAGGAGAAGCTCAGTCTGCAAGAGAGCAAAAACACGTTTGCACTGTACGAGCAGAATGCACTGTGGGAGCAGCCAGTTGCAGGCAGCGCTCTGATTGCAGACATCCTTACCAG TCTCTCCACCAAAGAGCCAGAGTCTAAATCCCAATGGAAACTGTGTTTCAAGCTCTACTGCCTGTTGGATGCTGACAGCATATCAGTGGACAGCATTGAGTATCTCCTCCTCTTTGAGCAG TGCCATGAGATGGTGGTGCGTGGCCAACTGCCATCCTGTGAAGAGGACCTGCAGGCCTTAGCTGCCCTAAGGCTTCAATGTCTGATGGGTGACTTCAGCACACACGCCCCCTGCCCGCCTCTGGACGAGCTTTTCCCAGGTCACATGCTAGAAGCTCGAGTCCTCATGTCCTTTTCTGCACCCCAAGCCCTGCCTCCTTGTCAGGTGGCAGCTCAGGGCTGCCCCACGACACAGCGCTTCCCCACGGGCCTCCTGGCAGGGACACTGTGGAGCCACACAGCAACAGTAGCGCACAAGCAAAAGGTAGAGCAGGACATGCGTCTGCGGAGCCGGCTGAAGGAGGAGGCAGCGGCTGTCATGGGATCCATCTTGGAGCGTTGGAAAGGTCTGGCTGGCTACAGCCGCAGGGACAGTATGGCTGCCTACCTCACAATTGCACGCCAGTGGTCGGGCTTTGGATGCACTCTTTATGAAGTGGACTTTTATATT AGTTCGACAGGGAGTTTTTCCCAGAAGCTGTGGTTGGGTGTAGCTGCTACATCCGTGTCTCTGTATCGGCAGGGAGAGGCAGAGGCCCTGGAGTCCTTCCCTTATGGCCAGATCTGTTCCTACGGCATATCTGACAGCAACACCTTCAAGATCACAGCTGGGGATCGGGATCTGTTATTTGAAACCACCAAG cTGACTGAGATCATGCAGCTGATGAATGCGTATTTCAGTGCCATCCATTGCCAGCGAGGGAAAGGGGAAGATGCGAACATCACCATAGTAGAAAGCACAGAGGTGGGATTCCATCACCTGGCCTCCACACCGACACCCACCCTCCTGGAGCTGCCTTCGCACCCTGTTTGA